From a single Endozoicomonas euniceicola genomic region:
- a CDS encoding transposase family protein, with product MSAKTLFSKFTSLTDNRDPKKSTHILAEVMFMSVCAILCGADYLLAVKGNQKTLAG from the coding sequence ATGTCTGCAAAAACCCTTTTTTCCAAGTTTACTTCACTCACTGATAATCGAGACCCGAAGAAATCAACCCACATCCTGGCAGAGGTTATGTTCATGTCAGTCTGTGCCATCCTTTGCGGTGCGGACTACCTGCTCGCTGTGAAAGGCAACCAGAAAACACTGGCTGGTTGA
- a CDS encoding C2H2-type zinc finger protein: MLYTGVPGMPGFICDECGKSLANANSLRLHKQIHTREQPFQCEVCNRCFSRSHDLTRHMLIHTGEKPFPCHLCNKTFRAQGNLTQHIRTHTNEKTFQCQECKKFFRSQSNLTQHMRTHTRERPYECQPCGISFAQISTFDNHNKRIHRKNGRFQCPLCGCHFSRQSNLFRHFEARHPSESTVQSTTVHTHTEPEGMVTVTSRTKESPNDTTIISTVTSELGSAYLVTKYSLSAITATATQGSGRVTTYTGQNLPGSGPGIIFLDESDPELLKVQAKYDS; this comes from the coding sequence ATGCTTTACACAGGAGTACCAGGCATGCCCGGATTCATCTGTGATGAGTGTGGGAAAAGTCTCGCAAATGCGAACTCTCTCAGACTTCATAAGCAAATCCACACTCGTGAGCAGCCTTTTCAGTGCGAAGTATGTAACAGGTGTTTTTCTCGTTCCCATGATCTCACCCGACATATGCTTATCCATACCGGCGAAAAACCTTTCCCATGTCATTTATGCAACAAGACTTTTAGAGCTCAAGGAAACCTGACTCAGCACATACGAACCCATACCAATGAAAAAACTTTTCAATGTCAGGAATGCAAGAAGTTTTTTAGATCTCAATCAAACCTGACTCAGCACATGCGAACCCATACCCGTGAACGCCCTTATGAGTGTCAGCCATGCGGTATCTCTTTTGCTCAAATAAGTACTTTTGACAATCATAACAAGAGAATTCATCGCAAAAACGGACGCTTTCAGTGTCCTCTATGCGGTTGTCATTTTAGTCGACAGTCCAATCTCTTTAGACACTTCGAGGCAAGACACCCATCCGAATCAACAGTCCAGTCTACCACTGTGCATACGCACACGGAACCAGAAGGAATGGTAACCGTAACAAGCCGAACCAAGGAATCACCAAACGATACGACAATCATAAGCACCGTCACATCCGAGTTAGGAAGTGCCTATCTAGTCACTAAATACAGCCTTTCAGCCATCACAGCAACGGCAACACAGGGATCAGGACGAGTAACCACGTATACTGGTCAAAACCTTCCGGGCTCTGGCCCTGGAATAATTTTTCTAGATGAATCAGACCCTGAACTATTGAAGGTTCAGGCGAAGTACGACTCTTAA
- a CDS encoding coiled-coil domain-containing protein, whose protein sequence is MWLTSRSEIIHVFALVYARKQYNPSPRNYYSLGVSNGELQRIREDIMFTGGAGTTPPDSKASAALSATTSSAAQPETTFRHSTVKRRNIRGRQEHNNSNSESESSRSRSRSRSPKTIRSRKADSRHTSRTSHSHSATTGTQRKGESSSARRTIPEKFREVHLECCDYMAKGQYEKASKAIRELQNEHPWVSARAFGERNRFTQEDMISLVELDDMLSVLVIIAKYYQSTPAPKNTRKDFKKDDLTVITQSMKAPDKWERDLPEDYDNLDWADIRKSVIFADNYLLNDARHPDSSDEAFTDRLKAAHRYLMWSLNSQVLKSNGQPQWLECYIKVCQQLPEKDPRFRESADGQRARRVVELVDGIKSAENIHKAFHLMKEQHNDAVSEGFSQDAAVIMACGARALSEVWLHGRKLNSKEDLIRQNNNMLFYGWTLLTFGPRGHRNSLHSQKEAQQVSKHFVSLGQLGLSASQNPEMMRKFTKGLVNEKYFKSSSASRKISLELSKYCGTIIDKKWLAFLESTAKGDYWLAKSRLDGLRNYEKGSHQDEVIDLAYADCYLQTGQKNKALQILDNIKPDKETYAHLEKARLYYAAGQSADALDLIKNVKGRLNGIFRLAYNRLEDQIVSPDRSRRFSSDRSDRSDSSSSSSSSSDSSSSSDNDSSDSEQTSKHSRKRRAASSDSDSKHTKTKKPRAGDSSAPVSKTGHTDDVPVREPEIDSASITVPPQINVNTVSTQVDTGELLDTKAIQSEMLRSSAALKELQETHDQLTTTHTQVQEELSQLQSQQVQLMTEINTLNAERETLQQQLSQASATSQQLEALQKKYNDLSTRHDKLKSETTRYHEQSRLARKKLNEKIERLTSEQSVHKLSKQPESEPYTEMKQRLETEQSNSAAQLKQHLQAVQKFKDTEAAQLQKICTLEAHITDLQTKNAKATEEKDRLENRYQQDKDFLRKEIRERQKQFSKLEEEHYELQKKNESTISTLKKQCEELRENVKVSDESRLKTEQENENLLVQNSASKLKFLGLKTQNQKLTTQLQSTQEQEAQQQTLAQQEQQTLKDQIDQFETKAADQQQKISALEDKNNTLHGNVTVLNTRISELVEQETSIQKEKQTLKDQIDQFETKAADQQQQISALEAEKNTFHDNVTVLNTRISELVEQETSLQKEKQTLLDSKQQLEQETTSLKKKTAGLQQEVSSLEAKNSALQKQLQPLKDEFNTLQQRHQNLKDEMTQKTGQLTVANEERQAFEDKIEELGTKILILESERVDGGDVLMDTEESSTQLKTDLEATRQELQESTRQLEEKSQKAQAANRALQQTKAELESRDQEVQSVTQTLQQTIAKLGAKNRELEEQSQKMQALQQKEMARTRYIEQLEGSMAAFYTSFSMAAPLYTVFSSTPQSAVLTPVSPATTGYRPTLAPFPGQSEPTYAGAPVTSTSQSESVSVRPTGQGTTEMSTTPPTSQVEQNNSTSENQLPDSQAFNDLLEIINREMASNRETDPKGS, encoded by the coding sequence TTGTGGCTAACTTCCCGTTCAGAAATCATTCATGTTTTTGCCCTGGTGTACGCCCGGAAACAATACAACCCGAGCCCCAGGAACTATTACAGCCTGGGCGTGTCCAACGGGGAGTTACAAAGAATCAGGGAAGATATCATGTTTACAGGCGGAGCAGGGACTACCCCTCCAGACAGCAAGGCTTCAGCAGCACTTTCTGCAACAACATCCTCAGCAGCCCAGCCTGAGACGACCTTCAGGCATTCCACGGTAAAACGTAGAAATATCCGTGGTCGTCAGGAACATAACAATAGCAACAGTGAATCGGAATCCAGCCGCTCCCGCAGCAGGTCTCGATCTCCGAAGACAATCCGTAGCAGAAAGGCAGACTCTCGCCACACCTCACGCACTTCCCATTCACACAGTGCAACCACAGGTACACAACGAAAGGGTGAATCGTCCTCAGCCAGACGCACCATTCCTGAGAAATTTCGTGAAGTCCATTTGGAGTGCTGTGATTATATGGCGAAAGGTCAGTATGAAAAGGCCAGTAAGGCGATTAGGGAGCTTCAGAACGAGCACCCCTGGGTAAGCGCCCGGGCGTTTGGCGAAAGAAACCGTTTTACACAGGAAGACATGATAAGCCTGGTTGAACTGGATGACATGCTTTCGGTGCTGGTGATTATTGCCAAGTACTATCAGAGTACACCTGCGCCAAAAAACACAAGAAAAGATTTCAAAAAAGATGATCTGACTGTCATCACACAGAGCATGAAAGCCCCGGATAAATGGGAAAGGGATCTGCCAGAGGACTACGACAACCTCGACTGGGCAGATATTCGCAAGTCCGTTATTTTTGCCGATAACTACCTGCTTAATGACGCCCGGCATCCAGACTCTTCAGACGAAGCCTTTACGGACCGGCTCAAAGCGGCTCACAGGTATCTTATGTGGAGCCTGAACAGCCAGGTACTCAAAAGCAACGGCCAGCCCCAGTGGCTGGAGTGTTACATTAAAGTGTGCCAACAACTCCCCGAAAAAGACCCCCGTTTCAGGGAGTCCGCCGACGGGCAGCGCGCCAGAAGGGTGGTGGAACTGGTTGACGGAATTAAATCAGCCGAAAATATACACAAGGCATTTCACCTTATGAAAGAACAGCACAACGACGCCGTTAGTGAAGGTTTCAGTCAGGATGCCGCTGTGATCATGGCCTGTGGAGCCAGGGCTTTGTCAGAAGTCTGGCTCCACGGCCGGAAGCTCAATTCAAAAGAGGACCTTATTCGTCAGAACAATAATATGCTCTTTTATGGCTGGACCCTGCTCACCTTCGGTCCCAGGGGCCACCGTAACTCCCTGCACAGCCAAAAAGAGGCTCAACAGGTGTCAAAGCACTTTGTCAGCTTAGGACAGCTGGGTCTCTCTGCCAGTCAAAACCCTGAGATGATGAGAAAGTTTACCAAAGGACTGGTGAACGAGAAGTACTTTAAGTCATCCTCTGCCTCAAGAAAGATATCCCTGGAACTTAGTAAATATTGCGGCACGATTATAGATAAGAAATGGCTGGCATTTCTCGAATCCACTGCAAAAGGTGATTACTGGCTCGCAAAATCCCGCCTGGACGGATTGCGGAATTATGAAAAAGGATCTCACCAGGATGAAGTGATCGATCTCGCTTATGCTGATTGCTATCTGCAGACAGGTCAAAAGAATAAGGCTCTTCAAATACTGGATAACATAAAACCAGACAAGGAAACCTATGCGCACCTTGAGAAGGCCCGGCTCTACTATGCAGCTGGTCAATCTGCAGACGCTCTGGATTTGATAAAGAATGTCAAGGGCAGGTTAAATGGTATTTTCCGGTTAGCTTACAACCGGCTGGAAGATCAGATCGTTTCACCCGACCGCAGTCGCCGGTTCAGCAGTGACAGAAGTGACAGAAGTGACAGCAGTAGCAGTAGCAGTAGCAGCAGTGACAGCAGTAGCAGCAGTGACAATGACTCATCCGATTCTGAACAGACCTCAAAACACTCCAGAAAAAGACGTGCAGCGTCGTCAGACTCTGACTCTAAACATACCAAAACCAAAAAGCCCAGGGCAGGTGACTCCAGCGCCCCGGTCAGCAAGACCGGTCACACCGACGATGTCCCCGTGAGGGAGCCTGAAATAGACAGCGCCAGTATAACGGTACCCCCGCAGATTAATGTTAACACCGTGTCAACCCAGGTGGACACCGGTGAACTCCTTGATACCAAAGCCATACAGTCTGAAATGTTGCGCTCTTCTGCAGCACTTAAGGAACTGCAGGAAACTCACGACCAGCTGACTACCACTCACACGCAAGTACAGGAAGAACTGAGCCAGCTCCAGTCACAGCAAGTGCAATTAATGACCGAAATCAACACACTCAATGCTGAACGGGAAACACTGCAACAACAACTGTCTCAGGCCAGCGCCACAAGTCAGCAGCTGGAAGCGTTACAGAAAAAGTATAATGATCTTTCAACCCGGCACGACAAGCTGAAAAGCGAAACGACCAGGTATCATGAACAGTCCCGTTTGGCCAGGAAAAAACTAAATGAGAAGATCGAGAGACTCACCAGTGAGCAGAGTGTCCATAAACTTTCCAAGCAGCCCGAGTCTGAGCCTTACACTGAAATGAAGCAACGCCTGGAAACTGAACAGAGCAATTCTGCTGCACAATTAAAACAACACCTTCAGGCAGTGCAGAAGTTTAAGGACACTGAGGCCGCACAGTTACAGAAGATCTGTACACTTGAAGCACACATTACCGATCTGCAAACAAAGAACGCAAAGGCAACAGAGGAAAAAGACCGCCTGGAGAACCGGTATCAACAGGATAAAGATTTCCTCCGTAAAGAAATTCGAGAGCGCCAAAAACAGTTTTCCAAACTCGAAGAGGAACACTACGAGCTTCAGAAAAAAAACGAAAGCACGATCAGCACCCTGAAAAAACAGTGTGAAGAACTCAGGGAAAATGTGAAAGTTTCTGATGAGAGCAGGCTGAAAACAGAACAGGAAAATGAAAACCTGCTGGTTCAAAATTCAGCGTCAAAACTGAAGTTTCTGGGGTTAAAAACTCAAAATCAGAAGCTGACCACTCAACTCCAATCTACCCAGGAGCAGGAAGCCCAACAGCAGACGCTCGCACAACAGGAACAGCAAACCCTGAAAGATCAGATCGACCAGTTTGAGACTAAAGCTGCCGACCAGCAACAAAAGATTTCAGCGCTTGAAGATAAAAACAATACCCTTCATGGCAATGTTACAGTACTCAACACCAGGATCAGCGAACTTGTCGAACAAGAGACCAGCATACAGAAAGAAAAACAAACCCTGAAAGATCAGATCGACCAGTTTGAGACTAAAGCAGCCGACCAGCAACAACAGATTTCAGCGCTTGAAGCTGAAAAAAATACCTTTCATGACAATGTCACAGTACTCAACACCAGGATCAGCGAACTTGTCGAACAAGAGACCAGCTTACAAAAAGAAAAACAGACCCTGCTAGACAGCAAGCAGCAGCTTGAACAGGAAACAACCAGCCTTAAAAAGAAAACTGCCGGTCTGCAACAAGAGGTTTCATCGCTGGAAGCTAAAAACAGCGCCCTTCAGAAGCAGTTACAGCCATTAAAAGATGAGTTCAATACACTGCAACAACGTCATCAGAACCTTAAGGATGAAATGACTCAGAAAACCGGACAGCTGACAGTAGCAAATGAAGAGCGACAGGCATTTGAGGATAAAATTGAAGAGCTTGGTACGAAAATACTGATCCTGGAATCAGAACGGGTGGATGGAGGTGATGTCCTGATGGACACGGAGGAAAGCTCAACTCAACTGAAAACTGACTTAGAGGCCACCCGTCAGGAGCTGCAGGAATCAACCAGGCAACTGGAAGAAAAAAGCCAGAAAGCACAGGCTGCCAACCGGGCTCTACAACAGACAAAAGCGGAACTGGAATCCAGGGATCAGGAAGTACAGTCTGTCACCCAGACACTGCAACAGACAATAGCGAAACTGGGAGCAAAGAACCGGGAATTGGAAGAACAGAGTCAGAAAATGCAGGCACTCCAACAGAAGGAAATGGCCAGAACCCGCTACATAGAACAGCTTGAAGGCTCTATGGCAGCATTTTATACCTCCTTCTCCATGGCTGCCCCTTTATATACTGTTTTTTCTTCTACGCCACAGTCAGCCGTGCTAACACCAGTGAGCCCTGCAACTACCGGTTACCGTCCAACACTCGCTCCCTTTCCCGGCCAGTCAGAACCCACATACGCTGGCGCTCCAGTAACATCGACTTCACAGAGCGAGTCAGTCAGCGTAAGGCCAACAGGACAGGGTACCACTGAGATGTCGACTACTCCCCCCACTTCACAAGTGGAACAGAATAACTCAACATCAGAAAACCAACTCCCTGATTCGCAAGCCTTTAATGACCTTCTGGAAATCATCAACAGGGAGATGGCCTCCAATAGGGAGACGGACCCCAAAGGCTCATAA
- the argF gene encoding ornithine carbamoyltransferase, with amino-acid sequence MDFRLKNRHFVKLLDFTSEEINGLLKLSRELKAAKKSCEEPRFLQKKNIALIFEKASTRTRCAFEVAAFDQGANVTYISSGSQMGSKESVKDTARVLGRMYDGIEFRGHLQQHAEELAEFAGIPVWNGLTNEWHPTQVLADFLTMIEHSNGRPLNELKLCYVGDGRNNVANSLLVGSAKMGVDFRIAAPAGFAPDEALIEQCQSIARDTGAKLTITESVEQAVVGCDFIYTDVWVSMGEPMEAWKERVDLMLPYQVNQAMLKQTGNPDVRFLHCLPAFHNDETTMGKEVAEQLFQGLRGKGGMNGLEVTEEVFESEHAIVFDQAENRMHTIKAVMVATLGD; translated from the coding sequence ATGGATTTCAGACTGAAAAATCGTCACTTCGTCAAACTTCTGGATTTCACTTCCGAAGAAATCAACGGTCTTCTGAAACTATCTCGCGAACTCAAAGCCGCGAAGAAGTCGTGTGAAGAGCCTCGCTTTTTACAGAAGAAAAACATTGCCCTGATTTTCGAAAAAGCCTCTACCCGAACGCGCTGTGCTTTTGAGGTGGCCGCTTTTGATCAGGGAGCCAATGTCACTTACATTTCCAGTGGGTCACAAATGGGAAGTAAGGAGTCCGTAAAAGACACAGCCAGAGTATTGGGACGCATGTATGATGGCATAGAATTTCGCGGACATTTGCAACAGCACGCTGAAGAACTTGCCGAATTCGCCGGCATTCCCGTATGGAATGGCCTAACCAACGAATGGCACCCTACCCAGGTTCTGGCTGACTTCCTGACCATGATTGAACACAGCAATGGTCGTCCATTGAATGAACTGAAACTGTGTTATGTAGGTGATGGTCGCAACAATGTTGCCAACTCACTTCTGGTGGGTTCAGCTAAAATGGGTGTGGATTTCCGAATTGCCGCTCCAGCGGGTTTTGCTCCTGATGAGGCGCTGATCGAACAATGCCAGAGCATCGCCAGAGACACAGGTGCCAAACTCACCATTACCGAATCGGTCGAGCAGGCAGTCGTCGGTTGCGACTTTATCTACACCGATGTCTGGGTATCCATGGGCGAACCGATGGAAGCCTGGAAAGAACGGGTAGATCTGATGCTCCCCTATCAGGTCAACCAGGCCATGCTGAAACAAACCGGTAATCCGGACGTTCGCTTTCTGCACTGCCTGCCGGCGTTCCACAACGACGAAACCACCATGGGTAAAGAAGTTGCGGAACAACTCTTCCAGGGGCTCCGGGGAAAGGGTGGTATGAACGGTCTGGAAGTCACCGAAGAAGTCTTTGAGTCAGAACACGCCATCGTGTTTGATCAGGCTGAAAACCGAATGCACACCATCAAGGCAGTCATGGTGGCAACGCTAGGTGACTAG
- a CDS encoding MaoC family dehydratase translates to MRQLENIPFEELTVGQSDSLTRTLTEKDLLLFAKVSGDTNPVHLDKNFAATTQFEDRIAHGMWTSSLISCALATKLPGPGGIYLSQEVKFMRPVKVGDTVTVKLEVLDINERRKRATVSTNVVNQDGKTVVKGKAEIMPAIEKVVVDEYPLPEVELKG, encoded by the coding sequence ATGCGCCAGTTGGAAAATATTCCCTTTGAAGAACTCACCGTGGGCCAGTCCGACTCCCTGACCCGAACCCTGACCGAAAAAGATCTGCTGCTCTTTGCCAAAGTTTCCGGCGATACCAACCCGGTTCATCTTGATAAAAACTTCGCTGCCACAACCCAGTTTGAAGATCGTATCGCCCACGGCATGTGGACGTCATCCCTGATCTCCTGTGCGCTGGCCACCAAACTGCCAGGGCCTGGCGGTATCTACCTGTCTCAGGAAGTGAAATTCATGCGTCCGGTCAAGGTAGGCGACACCGTGACTGTAAAACTGGAAGTACTGGACATTAACGAACGCCGCAAACGTGCGACCGTTTCCACCAACGTGGTGAATCAGGACGGCAAAACCGTTGTGAAAGGCAAGGCAGAAATCATGCCCGCTATTGAAAAAGTCGTGGTGGACGAGTACCCGCTGCCAGAGGTTGAGCTAAAGGGCTAG
- a CDS encoding PepSY domain-containing protein, which translates to MNTFIRSKALSVLVPLFAVTLTIASPAYSQSNNTKRPIPLEQIINQMRKQHGNIVVYNVRLIQEDRRTVRLIDFAPELKTSHQGMQRLVVDAFTGKEIELATMRFPMSLEKTLANLHKNHQITRITKTWIENNGGNEIRAIEFIDNRKKHWRAEMDAYTGLLLNEHPFELKRTGKQIPLSDILKQAHRAHKNMVILRTTSKHKKNIPVREIVYLDENRFRKRLIVNSITGETISDELAVSPFYQ; encoded by the coding sequence ATGAATACCTTTATCCGATCAAAAGCGCTGTCTGTACTGGTTCCGCTTTTTGCTGTCACCCTGACCATTGCTTCACCAGCCTATAGCCAGAGCAATAACACCAAACGTCCGATCCCGCTGGAGCAGATCATCAACCAGATGCGCAAACAGCATGGCAACATCGTCGTTTATAACGTACGCCTTATTCAGGAAGACCGGCGCACCGTTCGTCTTATTGACTTTGCTCCCGAATTAAAAACCAGCCATCAGGGAATGCAACGCCTGGTGGTCGACGCCTTTACTGGCAAAGAGATCGAACTGGCTACCATGCGCTTTCCGATGTCACTGGAAAAAACACTGGCCAACCTGCACAAAAATCACCAGATAACCCGTATCACTAAAACCTGGATTGAGAATAACGGTGGTAACGAGATTCGGGCCATCGAATTCATCGATAACAGAAAAAAACACTGGCGAGCAGAAATGGATGCTTACACTGGCTTGCTGCTGAACGAACACCCATTCGAGTTAAAACGAACCGGCAAACAGATTCCGCTGAGCGATATTCTTAAGCAAGCCCACAGAGCCCACAAGAACATGGTCATTCTGAGAACCACTTCAAAACACAAGAAAAACATTCCAGTCAGAGAGATCGTTTATCTGGATGAAAACCGTTTTCGAAAACGCCTTATTGTCAATTCGATTACCGGAGAAACCATCAGCGACGAGCTGGCAGTCAGCCCGTTCTATCAGTAG
- a CDS encoding valine--pyruvate transaminase, whose product MKLSTFGTKFTTHSGILSLMDDLGNALATEDEMIMMGGGNPAHIPEVEEVFRTRLRRILDSQNEFTRLVGTYDPPQGEKEFIHEVAAFLKRQFGWQLSARNIALTNGSQAGFFMLFNMFAGDFNDGTHKRIQLPIAPEYIGYTDAGLSENFFIASRPDIDYTAPHQFKYRVNFANLTIDDSTGALCASRPTNPSGNVLTDEEVSQLDTLARTHDIPLIIDGAYGTPFPNLIYTDAQPQWNSHTILCLTLSKLGLPAARTGIVIANEEVIKALTGINAIMNLAPNSFGSLVALDMVRDDSIVDISKSLIRPYYKDKADFAVQCLYRHMDDSLPWQVHKPEGAMFLWLWLKDLPISSLELYERLKQRRVLVVSGHYFFPGIDEWRHKHECIRMTFTRDNTTVEQGIAIIAEEVRKAYAE is encoded by the coding sequence ATGAAGCTTTCCACTTTTGGTACCAAGTTCACGACTCACTCGGGCATACTCTCGTTGATGGACGATCTTGGTAACGCTCTGGCAACAGAAGACGAAATGATCATGATGGGCGGTGGCAACCCGGCCCACATCCCTGAAGTTGAGGAAGTCTTCCGTACCCGTCTGCGGCGCATTCTGGACAGCCAGAACGAATTTACCCGGCTGGTAGGCACCTATGACCCACCACAGGGTGAAAAAGAGTTTATCCACGAAGTAGCGGCTTTCCTGAAACGTCAATTTGGCTGGCAGCTGAGCGCACGCAATATTGCCCTGACCAACGGCAGTCAGGCAGGCTTCTTTATGCTGTTCAACATGTTTGCGGGTGATTTCAATGATGGCACTCACAAACGTATCCAGCTCCCCATTGCGCCAGAGTACATCGGTTACACAGACGCTGGTCTCAGTGAAAACTTTTTCATAGCCAGCCGCCCAGACATCGATTACACAGCCCCTCATCAATTCAAGTACCGGGTCAATTTCGCCAACCTGACCATTGATGACTCGACTGGGGCACTGTGCGCCTCCCGACCTACCAACCCTTCCGGCAATGTCCTGACCGACGAGGAGGTCAGCCAGCTTGACACCCTGGCCCGCACCCACGACATTCCATTGATTATTGACGGCGCATACGGCACCCCCTTCCCCAACCTGATTTACACGGATGCGCAACCCCAATGGAACAGCCATACCATTCTGTGCCTGACACTGTCTAAGCTGGGTCTGCCTGCCGCCCGAACCGGAATTGTTATCGCTAACGAAGAAGTGATTAAAGCGCTCACAGGCATTAACGCCATTATGAATCTGGCACCCAACAGCTTTGGCAGTCTGGTCGCCCTGGATATGGTCAGGGATGACAGTATTGTCGATATCAGCAAATCCCTTATCCGCCCGTACTACAAAGACAAGGCAGACTTTGCCGTACAATGCCTGTATCGCCATATGGACGACAGTCTGCCCTGGCAGGTTCACAAGCCGGAAGGCGCCATGTTCCTGTGGCTCTGGCTCAAAGACCTGCCCATTTCCAGTCTGGAACTGTACGAACGACTGAAGCAACGTCGTGTGCTGGTCGTATCCGGGCACTACTTCTTCCCCGGCATTGACGAATGGCGTCATAAGCACGAATGCATTCGCATGACTTTTACCCGCGACAATACGACAGTCGAACAAGGTATTGCCATCATTGCCGAAGAAGTTCGCAAAGCTTACGCAGAGTAA
- a CDS encoding alpha/beta hydrolase: protein MDQIITLPTDDGHSIPVFQWPCADAKAVVHISHGLSEHAQRYHHLALQLNAAGFEVFAHNHRGHGPAAPQPAFFAHKRGWEKVVEDLDIVIQSIGEQSPGKPLFLLGHSMGSYILQSYLMRYTPKSLAGSVLSGSNFAPQPLLTLARLITRIERYRLGQNGQSPIIHGLVFGQYNKAFKPNRTEFDWLSRDPAAVDAYVDDPLCGQRPGNHLWHDLFGGLQSISSARALQQISPEHPILVMGGTHDPVSAPAVPPAKNGQHKLSQALQKAGIKDVSLTLYPEGRHEMFNEINREQVISDLIEWLESKIQ from the coding sequence ATGGATCAAATAATAACCTTGCCAACTGACGACGGTCATAGTATTCCGGTTTTTCAGTGGCCGTGCGCCGATGCAAAAGCCGTTGTGCATATCAGTCATGGACTCAGTGAACATGCGCAGCGCTACCATCACCTCGCCCTGCAACTGAACGCCGCTGGTTTTGAAGTGTTTGCCCATAACCACCGGGGACACGGACCAGCTGCCCCGCAGCCCGCCTTCTTTGCCCACAAGCGTGGCTGGGAGAAAGTGGTCGAAGATCTGGACATTGTTATTCAAAGCATCGGCGAACAATCACCGGGCAAGCCTCTGTTTCTGCTGGGACACAGTATGGGCAGTTATATCCTGCAGAGTTACCTGATGCGCTACACACCTAAGTCACTGGCTGGCTCTGTGCTATCGGGTTCCAACTTTGCCCCGCAACCTCTGCTGACTCTGGCTCGACTCATCACACGGATTGAACGATACCGACTGGGGCAAAACGGGCAAAGTCCGATCATTCACGGGCTGGTCTTTGGTCAGTACAACAAAGCATTTAAACCGAATCGCACAGAGTTTGACTGGCTCTCGCGAGACCCGGCAGCAGTGGATGCCTACGTTGATGATCCACTCTGCGGACAACGCCCCGGCAATCACCTCTGGCATGACCTGTTTGGCGGTCTGCAATCCATCTCCTCAGCCAGGGCACTGCAACAGATCAGTCCTGAACATCCAATACTGGTGATGGGAGGCACCCACGACCCGGTCAGCGCTCCGGCAGTACCACCTGCAAAAAACGGACAACATAAACTGTCACAGGCGTTACAGAAAGCAGGCATAAAAGATGTTAGCCTGACGCTCTACCCTGAAGGCCGTCACGAGATGTTCAACGAAATTAATCGTGAGCAGGTTATCTCAGACCTGATAGAATGGCTTGAATCTAAAATTCAATAA